From a region of the Arachis ipaensis cultivar K30076 chromosome B09, Araip1.1, whole genome shotgun sequence genome:
- the LOC107616811 gene encoding probable receptor-like protein kinase At2g47060, whose translation MQSLNLFTATPRLSEDKVKQCVDPKLGAEYPPKAIAKMAAVAALCVQYEADFRPNMSIVVKALQPLLTARQGPPGETPN comes from the exons atgcaGAGTTTGAACCTCTTTACT GCTACACCAAGACTTAGCGAGGATAAAGTCAAGCAGTGTGTTGATCCGAAACTTGGAGCAGAATATCCACCCAAAGCAATTGCTAAG ATGGCTGCTGTTGCTGCGTTGTGTGTTCAATATGAAGCTGATTTTAGACCAAACATGAGCATTGTAGTCAAAGCTCTTCAACCTTTGTTGACGGCACGACAGGGACCTCCTGGTGAAACACCAAATTAa